The Gammaproteobacteria bacterium genome window below encodes:
- a CDS encoding thioredoxin domain-containing protein codes for MHNLYRIFPNLLAALIFSLLTVSASAEDGHDHAPITNFVEGKHYHRISPAVETDVEDGQVEVLELFWYGCPHCFQFEPHLSGWKDTKADYISFIRMPAVLNRGWLAHARAYYALETMGELERMHPIFFEAIHVQGRRLRDVESMARFLSQHDVDADKFKSAYDSLYVETKINRSGQMVRQYGSSSVPTIIINGKYRTSAGDAGGFENVLRIINMLAEKEAGIAAANLTEESAE; via the coding sequence ACAACCTTTATCGTATTTTTCCGAATCTACTCGCTGCTCTAATTTTCTCATTGTTAACTGTAAGTGCTAGTGCTGAAGATGGACATGATCATGCGCCGATTACTAATTTTGTAGAAGGTAAACATTATCATCGCATTTCTCCTGCAGTTGAGACGGATGTGGAAGATGGTCAAGTTGAGGTGTTGGAATTATTTTGGTATGGCTGCCCACACTGTTTTCAATTTGAACCACATTTGTCGGGCTGGAAAGATACCAAAGCAGATTACATAAGTTTCATTCGTATGCCTGCTGTACTTAATCGAGGTTGGCTTGCGCATGCACGAGCCTATTACGCATTAGAAACTATGGGTGAATTAGAAAGAATGCATCCTATATTTTTTGAAGCGATTCATGTTCAGGGTAGACGTTTACGAGATGTAGAATCGATGGCACGATTTTTATCACAACATGATGTGGATGCCGATAAATTCAAAAGCGCTTATGATTCTTTATATGTAGAGACTAAAATTAATCGCTCTGGACAGATGGTTCGTCAATATGGTTCAAGCTCTGTACCTACGATAATTATTAATGGTAAATATCGTACATCCGCAGGTGATGCTGGAGGCTTTGAAAATGTTCTGCGTATCATAAATATGTTGGCAGAAAAAGAAGCAGGTATAGCGGCTGCTAACCTTACTGAAGAAAGCGCTGAATAG
- a CDS encoding NlpC/P60 family protein: protein MLSILRPLIFLLLCSGLLVACSHSPQHSETSSKTKVTTAKSNQKKLNAGDEIANLATSLLGSPYKYGGSSPEGFDCSGLVHYTHGKLGIRTPRTSLQQYKSAKNINLSNLHAGDLVFFTLNKTNVSHVGIYVGNGRFIHAPKSGKRVAVNNLNDNYWQPRFVSGGRFY from the coding sequence ATGCTTTCTATTCTTCGCCCACTTATATTCTTGCTATTATGTTCAGGCTTGCTTGTTGCCTGCTCGCATTCACCTCAACACAGTGAAACATCTAGCAAAACCAAAGTTACAACGGCGAAAAGCAATCAGAAGAAACTTAATGCAGGTGATGAAATTGCGAATTTAGCCACATCATTATTGGGCAGTCCATATAAATATGGTGGCTCGTCACCGGAGGGTTTTGATTGCAGTGGCTTGGTGCATTACACACACGGAAAATTAGGAATTCGTACACCACGTACATCATTGCAACAATATAAAAGTGCAAAGAACATCAATCTAAGTAATTTACATGCTGGTGACTTGGTATTTTTTACTCTAAATAAAACTAACGTTTCACATGTTGGAATTTACGTGGGTAACGGTCGTTTCATACATGCTCCAAAAAGTGGTAAGCGTGTGGCAGTGAATAATTTAAACGACAACTATTGGCAACCACGATTCGTTAGCGGTGGCCGTTTCTATTAG